One Primulina eburnea isolate SZY01 chromosome 4, ASM2296580v1, whole genome shotgun sequence genomic window, GAGACAATACATCTCTTCCACGCATGTGCCAATGGATTTCCAACAACTGGTCAAAAAAAGGATCTCCTAGATATATTGACGTTTTAGATGCATCAAAGAGTGGTAAAAAGGTTAGTgtatttagcatataatttagttttattaatatattttctatttatgtattactaatttaaaatatgttaAATTTACAGATTGTAAGGAGTATTTTGTCACCTACAGATCAAGAATCTATTGCTCCTTATATTAGAGATATTTTCATTGAAAATTCTTGTACAGATTCCCATTTGTCCTATATTAATTCATTGTTGTTGGAGGGAAAATCTGTGTACTGCACTAAGAATCCCACTTTTTGTGAATCTAAATAGACCATTCAATCCAAAGAAGAAGTCCATGAAAAGAAACTTTGTCCCAAAAATAAGTCAAAGAGGTCTTGTAAACTTTGTCCAGCCAAAAAAACACTAGAAAAACAATCCCATCAAGTCGAACGAGATGATGTCCTCGGCCAATCAGATACTAGTGGACAAGTTAAAGCTTTACAAGAGCACGTGGACAGAAACTTTGTGCAATTGAAAGATATGATTTCAAATTTGGATAGCAAACTTGAACGTATAATGGAAGTTTTGAACATTTCAAGTTCATCCAAAATACGCTTGGATGAACCAACCACTGTCTTTGCACAATCTAAGAAAAAGAAGACCCGTGAAAAATGTAAGCTCCGTGAGTTTTAAAATGATAGAGATAATTATTTATCTGATTataataatatgttttttttaattgtagGTGAGCCACGGACAACTGTTTCCAATCAAGGAGTGACTCTTGGGCAAGAGGCGATTGTTGAACCATTCACATCTCCACTTACACATCTtggtatattttcttttaaatccAAATTGTAGTATGCTTTTTTTTAATACTTTATTGTAGTTGTAGGTGAGCCACAAAATACCTCTATCGTTGAATGTGGTGATAAAGAAGCTGCACATGCTAGCCTAGTTGGTGCTGGTGATGTAGCAACTATGTTTATTAACGATAATCCATTAACACAGGAAATCACACCATCTCTCGTAGTTCACAAGGTTATGTGCTGTACTTTATTCTTGTTTTTTGGAATTATGATTTGACGATATGTACTAGTATCTAAAACACATGCATTACATATGTAGATGCTCGGAAGAGTACGAAATCTCAATTTTGTCGCTCTCCATATATACAGCTACCCGAGACACCTGCTTTGGCAGCACTTGGTTATACCGGTCCTTACAATGGTTCATTTGAACCGGTGCAATTTGTTTCCATTAAGAAAGTATTGCCAActgttattaaataaataagtaGATTGAATGATCTATCTAAAGCAGGTGTGTTTGGATCATATTACAAGTCGTGGTTTACGGACCTTCTCAATCCGAGGCATAGTTGTCAAGGCACTAGGCGACGTCAAGGCGACGAGCCACTGCCTATCGCCCGAACGCCTAGGCGACAAAAGGCGATCGCCTAGCCACGAGGCGATAATATAGAGAGaatgtattatatatttatgttctACTAGGCCATACTaggctatttttttaaaattaatgctAAACAGAAGCCTGAAAGAGAAGAATCTGCCCGGCAGAGAAGAAAAGTTGAAAGAGAGGCCTGAAAACATAAGTCTGCGGCTGCGGCAGAGAAGAACAGGTCCAGGAGCTTCAATATTCGATCGGCAGGGGAGAATGGTGTGCGCAGAAATGGCAGGGGAGAATGGTGTGCGCAGAACGGCACGGCAGAAACTTCAATCGGCAGGGGAGAAATGAGAATACGTATCGACATGCAAAGCAAAACTaggctttttttaaaaataaattacttaTGGGCTGAAATTAGTTATGGGCTTATTTAGTTGGGCTTTGGGTCATTAAAAAATAAAGGATATGCGATGCGCACATGGTTCTGCAAAGAGGCGGAACGCCTGGAACGCCCATCGCCCGGAGAAATGCGGCTTCAAGGCGCTAAAGGCGCTCGCCCAGCCATGCACCGTCGCCTGGTTGTCCATAAGGCGCTGAAGCTTTGCCTAGCGCCTGAGGCGCGGCGCGCCTTTGACAACTATGATCCGAGGCACTGGCTCGATCAAAGCGTGAGTAGGATTTTGTGTTCTATTTATGTTCTaatcataatattatatatataacatgcttACAACATGTGCAGCACATACAAGAGAGCATGTATGGTTTTATATGTGTTGCAGAAGACATAACCACATTTTGTAAAACAGGATGTTGCCATAATGGATCcatatttttctcaaaatatggtCTTCACATATCGTAATGCTCCTGATGATTTTGAAAATAGCAAGTGGGAGAATTTATTTCGCTATGTTGATGGATATTGTCGTCGTTGGAGTTCAGTACCATGGGCAAATGCATCTTTCATATTGATTCCATTAAATTTGCCTATACATTGGGTAGCAGTTGTTGTGAACGTGAAAGATGGAATCATTACTATGTATGATTGCAATCATAGTTGCTATACAGATGCTGAAATGAATGTTTATATTGAGCCAATAGAAGATGTAGTTCAACATCTTCTACATTATTGCAAGGTCAAGATTCCAGACATTTGGATAGTAGCACGGCCCAAAGATTTTCCGCAAAATGCCAGCAGGTatgtttttgaatttttggattttttttaaaaaaaatacacgatctaatatataatttgatctCGATATAATTTTATgagtttaaaataatttattttacagTTCTGATTGCGGTGCATGGATGATCAAAACATTTGAGGTGGAGTTGTCTCAGCAGTCTCCATATTCATTGAATGATCAGATTGTGAATTCATATAGAAAATATTTAGCAACATCTATATGGTATGGTGAATGGATTCTATGAACTTGCAATGATTTTGTATAATGCGTCTCTCGgatttatgttgatgaaatGGTCTCTCAAATGTAATAGATTTGAAATGGGTTTGTCGAAGTGATATATGGTTGAATGAATTTGTGGGTGTGTTGGATTTTGTTGGTGTGTTGGACCGACTGAAATGCATGTTGCACCAattgaaataatttattaacCGACGAAACACATTCATTAACCGACGAAACATATTCATTAATCGACTGAAACATATGAATTAACCAACTGATAAAATCCACGGAACCAACTGAAAATTTTCTTAATCGACTGAAACATATGAATTAACCGACTGATAAAACCTACAGAacaaactaaaatatttttataaccGACTGAAACATATGCAAAAACCCACCGATTAAACCCATTGAACTTACTgaaatatcttttttttttgggaaaattgCACATACACGGACCCTAGGTAAGGGTCCGTGCCATTACGGCTGCCAAAATTAAATACACGGACCCCGGGTAAGGAAAGTTGTAGTATTATATCTTAGCTATCTAATGGAAGAGACCTCATATCATTTGAATCAATATCCAAATATTTATGCTAAAACCCATAACTAccgccacaattcgaaccaacCAAATATACAAATACTTCAACAAAATTTCACTATATGTTCTCATAACCATAATCATGCTTTTAAACATCATTAACATAACACACATACAAGCCATGAGCAATATTCGAGgtgttacaatctcccctccttataaaaatttcgtcctcgaaatttcaACTGAAATATATTCAGTAACCGACTGATTAAACACATTGAACCAACTGAAATCTTTTAATAAACGACTGAAACATATGCTTTGACCGACTGACTAAACACATCTAGTAATTATACTCGATGAGAATGTCATTTCAACTTTATAAATCATCCGACTCTCTGATAGACCATTAGAGTTATATGATATTTAATAACTATACTCTATATGTGATTGATTTAGTAATTATACTCGATCATACAGCTTTGATGGTGTGATCGAAGACGGAGTATTAAGTATGTTCAAGCAATTAAATGAGTTCAAGAATCCAAATGTCCAAATATATTCTTTAACTGACTAAATATATTCATTAACTGACTAATTAAACACATTGATGAGAATGTCATTTCAACTTTATAAATCATCCGACTCTCTGATAGACCATTAGAGTTATCTGATATTTCATAACTATACTCTATATGTGATTGATTTAGTAACTATACTCGATCGTACAGCTTTGATGGTGATCGAAGACGGAGTATTAAGTATGTTCACGCAATTAGATGAGTTCAAGAATCCAAATGTCTAAAATATATTCTTTAACCGACTAAAATATATTCATTAACTGACTAATTAAACACATTGAACCAACTGAAATCTTTTAATAACCGACTGAAACATTTGTTTTCACCTACTGATTAAACACATTTATTAACTATACTCTATATATGATTGATTTGCTATGATCAATCGATGACAATGTCATTTCAGCTTTATAAATCATCCGACTCTCTGATAGACCATTAGAGTTATATGATATTTAATAACTATACTCTATATGTGATTGATAGTAACTATACTCGATCGTACAGCTTTGATGGTGATCGAAGACGGAGTATTAAGTATGTTCAAGCAATTAGATGAGTTCAAGAATCCAAATGTCCAAATATATTCTTTAACAGACTAAAATATATTCACTAACTGACTAATTAAACACATTGAACCAACTGAAATCTTTTAATAACCGACTGAAACATATGCTTTGACCGACTTATTAAACACATTAAAGCAACTAAGTTTCATTAACTGACTAAAATATGACATATAGTAACTATACTCTATATATGATTGATTTGTAACGAGCATCAATGAGAATGTCatttcaatctcataaatcATCGGACTCTCACATAGACCATTAGAGTTATGTGACATTTAGTAACTATATATGTGATTGATTTGTTATACCTAATTAGGGTTGTATGGCATTTAGTAACTATACTCTATATATAACATACAATTTCAGTCGATTATACTGACTATTAGATAGAGTATTAGAGTTATATGACACTTAGTAATTATAGCGATTGATTTAGTAACTATATTCATTAACCGACTGCTATTCTTGCATTAACCGACCGATATATTTTCATAGCCGACCGATTTTACATTTGACCAACTGATATATTTACATTAACCAAATGATTAAACACGCTGAACCGACCGCAATGTATGGTATAACTGACCGAAATAAAGAGTTTATCCCACTGGAAACACTAGTTAATTGAAATGTATGCTTTTAAAACAACTGTTTTAAACACTTTGAACCGACTGATATATTTGCATTAACTGACTGATTGAACACATTGAACTGACTGAAATATATGCATTAACTAAAATATATGATTAAACATTGAAATATATTTGCATTGAACCGACTGAAATATATACAACAACAGactgattaaaaacattgaatcAACAGAAATATATACGTTTAACCGACTGattaaatatatacagaaatataTACGTTTAACCGACTGATTAAATATATACATTGAATCAACCGACTGAGTAAAAACATTGAATCAACATAAATATAAAAACGCTTAATCAACATAATTACATACATTGAATCTGCATGCACAACCTGTTCAAACAACAAACTTGACAAAAACTAATCAACATGCAAATACAACATCGTAAACAAAAAATTGAACAACTCGTCTATACATCAGTCTGTCTCTTAGGGAATTTTTTTCGGTAATGGCCATATTCATGACATACACCACATTTTTTAGTTCGCTTCCGACCAAACTCCCCAATAGAAAGAATTCTTTCCTTTTGTGCTCTACCACGTTTCCTCTTGACATCCGGGGGAAATACATTGTATTTAAAATGATCTGGAATGTTCCATTCATTTGCAATGGGCACCAGATATATGGTATCAGCATAAGCGAGGGCCCACATTTGTGATGAGTAGTAGGGCGAGCAAAAGTCATACAAATCTAATTTTGCCCCATAAATTGCTGCAATTGCATGAGCGCATGGAATTTTATCAATTTGAAACACTCGACAACTACAAGATCTATCAGATAAATTAACAACTTCATGCTTCCCATCACCGTATACGTGATACTCAAATGCATTGATTTGAGATGCTTTCAAACGTTGTGACAATGTAAAATTAGCTCTCAAGATAGCCTCTGTCGATGGAGTAAGTGTCGTCGTAGCTGAACCTGCTACATTTCCATGCTTGTTGAACCACTTTGAAGTTAATTTATGAATTGCATCCAACAATGTTATAATAGGCATCTCTCTTTCAATCTTAAGTTTTGCATTTATTGACTCTACCCCATTTGTCGTCATTATATTGTATCTAGCACCAGGGGAATAAGCTCTAGACCATTTGTCAGGAGATGAATGCATTTCAAGATACGATGCAATGTTGGGATACCTCTCTTTCAAACATCCGTACAACTTATCAAATTCAGACACTTtgtatacatatgttgttttCATAAACAAATCAATCCCACCTTTTCCGCTAGACACTCTTTTAAGGTTCCGTGAAAGATGCCACGAGCAATGTACATGTGATGCATGCTCATATACAGTACGAACAGCATTAATAATAGATATATGTCTGTCAGAAATTATTACCAAGTTAGGATCATCATTAATAAACTCCTTCAACTTCTACAAAAACCAAGTCCATGAATCATCATTCTCAGAGTCAACAATGGCCCATGCTATAGGAAATTGATGAAAGTCACCATCTTGGGCTGTAGCAACAAGTAAACAAACTCTatatttgcattttaaaaacgTTCCATCGACAGATATAACTTTTCTCATTCTAAGAAGTCCATCAATGCATGTCCCATATGCTAGAAACATATATTTAAATCTACCTGTTGAATCTGTCACCAAATCAGTTTTTGAGCCTCTGTTCACTTGTTCAATCATGTACAAATATGAAGGCATAATTCGATTACTCTCTTCAGGACTGCCAAGCAACTTATCCAAAGCAAGTTGTCTTCCCCTCCATGCTTTGAAGTAACTAATTTCAACACCTTTATTTTGCATCATTGTAATTATGGTTTTTGGTTCAGGCAAACTGAGTTgtcctttaaaattttcaaccaAAATCTTTGCTACAAAGTCTGATGTTGCTTGTCGATGCATTTTCCTCCGATATGAAAGGTCACAAGTATGTGTGTTATTGATAAACACGTATAGAGAATTGTGATGAATTCTCTATTTGTGATGCACGTATTTCAACTGCAACTCGGTGTAACACATCTAACatcaaaaatttttttgttggatTTTCGAACATCTATTTCAAAGGACGCATTTAaacaaatcttaaacaattcTGTTTGAAATTCATCTTTACTCTCAAACTCTTGACCGACAAAAAAATAGACAAATCATTAAAAGAATAAGTCACATTCCCTTCAACATCTCCTACTGTGGCTAATAATGTAGAATCTTGCACATCTTGTTCAggataagaaaattcaacttgTGTATTATGTGTTGTGCACA contains:
- the LOC140830077 gene encoding uncharacterized protein, whose protein sequence is MHRQATSDFVAKILVENFKGQLSLPEPKTIITMMQNKGVEISYFKAWRGRQLALDKLLGSPEESNRIMPSYLYMIEQVNRGSKTDLVTDSTEFVYLLLQPKMKLKEFINDDPNLVIISDRHISIINAVRTVYEHASHVHCSWHLSRNLKRVSSGKGGIDLFMKTTYVYKVSEFDKLYGCLKERYPNIASYLEMHSSPDKWSRAYSPGARYNIMTTNGVESINAKLKIEREMPIITLLDAIHKLTSKWFNKHGNVAGSATTTLTPSTEAILRANFTLSQRLKASQINAFEYHVYGDGKHEVVNLSDRSCSCRVFQIDKIPCAHAIAAIYGAKLDLYDFCSPYYSSQMWALAYADTIYLVPIANEWNIPDHFKYNVFPPDVKRKRGRAQKERILSIGEFGRKRTKKCGVCHEYGHYRKKFPKRQTDV
- the LOC140829774 gene encoding uncharacterized protein, which translates into the protein MVGFINPLQILAYECIRGIGERFAKQREGDNTSLPRMCQWISNNWSKKGSPRYIDVLDASKSGKKVSHGQLFPIKE